The following DNA comes from Winogradskyella sp. PG-2.
AATAAGTAAAACGAATGAATTATGAGTAAAGTATCTTATTATACAGCTGAAGGATTAAAAAAATTAAGAGACGAGCTAAGTCAATTAAAAGATATAGAACGTCCTAAAGCTTCTCAGGCAATTGCAGAAGCAAGAGATAAAGGTGATTTAAGTGAAAATGCTGAATACGATGCAGCTAAAGAAGCTCAAGGCATGTTAGAAATGAAGATTTCTAAAATGGAGGAAGCTTTAGCAGGTGCGCGTGTTATTGACGAATCTCAATTAGATACGTCTAAGGTCCTTGCTTTATCTATAGTGAAGATTAAAAATCAAGTTAATGGTATGGAAATGACCTATACCTTAGTTGCAGAAACTGAAGCGGATTTAGCATCTGGTAAAATATCAGTAAATTCGCCTATTGGCAAAGGTTTGCTAGGGAAATCTGTAGGTGATGTAGCGGAAATCCAAGTACCAAATGGAACTATGAAATTTGATATTCTTGAGATTTCTAGGTAATTAAATTCTTCCAAGGACAAGAATTCAATACATATATTATTAAAAGATTCTGTTTTGCAAGAATCTTTTTATCTTTATAGTATTTTCAACTTATCATATGGCTACATTATTTACAAAAATAATTTCAGGAGATATTCCGTCATACAAAGTAGCTGAAACTGAAGATTTCTATGCATTTTTAGATATTAATCCAAATTCAAAAGGGCATACTTTATGTATTCCTAAAAAGGAAGTTGACAAAATTTTTGATTTAGATGAGGAAACTTATTTGGCGTTAATGCAGTTTTCGAGACGTGTGGCCTTAGCGATAGAAAAAGCAATACCTTGTGAACGTGTTGGGATTTCTGTTATAGGCTTAGAAGTACCACATGTGCATGTACATTTAATTCCATTACATACCATGGAAAATGCGCGTTTCACATATAAAGAAAAGTTAAATCCTGAAGAGTTTATAAGTATAGCAAATAAAATTTCGTCGTATTTAGACTAAAAATTAAACGGTCTTTAACATAATCTGAATTGTAGTACCTTTTCCAATTTCAGAACTAAGAACTTTTATTTTCCCATTATGATAATCTTCAATAATGCGCCTAGCTAAAGAAAGTCCAAGTCCCCAACCACGTTTTTTAGTGGTATAACCTGGCTCAAAAATTTTATTGAATTGTGGTTTAGAAATCCCTTTTCCGGTGTCTGTAATATTAATTAAAATTTGCTTATCATTTTGAGACAATTCTAATTTTAGATGACCTTTTCCTTTCATAGCATCAATCGCATTTTTCACTAGGTTTTCAATGGTCCAACTGTAAAGTTGAGCATTGAGATTAACATTGATTATACGTTTAGGAATATTACTTTCAAAATTTATAAGTTTAGATGATCTTGCTTTAAGATAATCGTAAGATGATTGTGTAGCTTCA
Coding sequences within:
- the greA gene encoding transcription elongation factor GreA, whose protein sequence is MSKVSYYTAEGLKKLRDELSQLKDIERPKASQAIAEARDKGDLSENAEYDAAKEAQGMLEMKISKMEEALAGARVIDESQLDTSKVLALSIVKIKNQVNGMEMTYTLVAETEADLASGKISVNSPIGKGLLGKSVGDVAEIQVPNGTMKFDILEISR
- a CDS encoding HIT family protein → MATLFTKIISGDIPSYKVAETEDFYAFLDINPNSKGHTLCIPKKEVDKIFDLDEETYLALMQFSRRVALAIEKAIPCERVGISVIGLEVPHVHVHLIPLHTMENARFTYKEKLNPEEFISIANKISSYLD